The following coding sequences lie in one Notolabrus celidotus isolate fNotCel1 chromosome 6, fNotCel1.pri, whole genome shotgun sequence genomic window:
- the LOC117814173 gene encoding zinc finger BED domain-containing protein 1-like, producing MAEGSSNEVLYPPKKRLKSAVWEHFGFHKNDQGVIQDDGAPVCKTCRKKVMAKGSNTSNLIQHLRDHHPRLHALIKPNTTSGIAAAGVNQSTVAESFAKCVTYAPSSKQAQDLNNAVAYFISKDMMPFQIVEKPGFLHLMKKAVPQYKVPSRSYFSANKIPAMYKEVRASVEEQLAEGVWFGATTDLWTSTGGGGEPFMSCTVHYISSDWKLKCHCLETLYFPEDHTAEHITEMMENMLLDWNIKKESLSGITTDNASNMRKAFETFPCVWFSCFGHNLNLAISKVLKISRVESAIRSCRHLVQGFSRSWKRKRDLHKKQEELNIAEHSLIHDVVTRWGSTFEMISRFLEQQQAICGVLVGNRSTWHLMPKDSDITVLEEVHKLLCPLHDFTDILASERQVTLSALQPVLEHINSVMLQDEEEDSALTKQMKHVIRDDLLMQLRYTTEMKNVLSISSFIDPRFKGSFAENLDDIVKACSDEATALTAQELPDTEQPPAAMAQSTNSTTTTKRKEKSLSGLLQKITTARKNRSAAASEGPLPTALEKLDTEMRLYLSLPAIDAEADPLSWWKTHVEEFPMLSKVARKYLCIPATSVPSERVFSASGHILSPQRSRLSTENVNMLTFLHFNMN from the exons ATGGCAGAGGGATCTAGCAACGAAGTGTTGTATCCACCCAAAAAACGATTGAAGTCAGCAGTGTGGGAGCATTTTGGATTCCATAAGAACGACCAAGGAGTTATACAAGACGACGGAGCACCCGTCTGCAAAACCTGCCGCAAAAAAGTTATGGCGAAAggatcaaacacatcaaacctgATACAGCATCTGCGAGATCACCACCCAAGACTTCACGCTTTAATAAAG CCAAACACCACCTCTGGTATTGCTGCAGCTGGGGTTAATCAATCTACTGTTGCTGAATCCTTTGCGAAGTGTGTGACTTATGCGCCCTCCTCAAAACAAGCCCAGGATCTGAACAATGCTGTGGCCTATTTCATCTCCAAAGATATGATGCCATTTCAGATAGTGGAAAAACCTGGATTTCTTCATCTAATGAAAAAGGCGGTACCACAGTACAAAGTTCCGTCAAGAAGCTACTTCTCCGCCAACAAAATCCCAGCCATGTACAAAGAGGTACGAGCAAGTGTTGAGGAGCAGCTGGCAGAGGGTGTGTGGTTTGGTGcaaccacagacctgtggaccagcactggtggtggaggagaacCCTTTATGAGCTGTACAGTCCACTACATCTCTTCGGATTGGAAACTGAAGTGTCACTGTCTTGAGACTCTTTATTTTCCAGAAGATCACACGGCAGAGCATATCACAGAAATGATGGAAAACATGCTCCTGGACTGGAACATAAAGAAAGAGAGTCTGTCCGGAATTACAACCGACAACGCCAGTAACATGAGGAAAGCCTTTGAAACATTTccctgtgtttggttttcttGTTTTGGTCATAATTTAAATTTGGCCATTTCCAAAGTCCTTAAGATCTCAAGGGTGGAATCTGCCATCAGATCATGCCGGCATTTGGTCCAAGGATTTTCTCGAAGCTGGAAACGGAAACGTGACCTACACAAGAAGCAGGAAGAGTTAAACATCGCTGAACATTCCCTGATACATGATGTGGTCACCAGGTGGGGATCCACATTTGAAATGATTTCCAGGTtcttggagcagcagcaggcaaTCTGTGGTGTGCTTGTAGGTAACAGAAGCACCTGGCATCTTATGCCCAAAGACAGTGACATCACTGTCTTGGAGGAAGTGCACAAACTGCTTTGCCCTCTCCATGACTTCACTGACATTCTGGCCTCAGAAAGACAAGTCACACTTTCCGCTCTGCAGCCAGTTTTGGAGCACATCAACAGTGTGATGCTtcaagatgaagaggaagacagcGCTCTTACTAAACAGATGAAGCATGTAATTAGAGATGACCTGCTAATGCAGCTGAGATATACAACAGAAATGAAGAATGTGCTGAGCATTTCGAGTTTCATTGATCCCAGGTTCAAGGGAAGCTTTGCTGAGAATCTTGATGACATAGTCAAGGCATGCAGTGATGAAGCAACTGCTCTTACAGCACAAGAACTTCCAGACACAGAACAGCCTCCAGCAGCAATGGCACAGAGCACcaactccaccaccaccaccaaaaggaaagagaagagcCTGTCTGGGTTGTTACAGAAAATCACCACTGCAAGGAAGAACAGgtcagcagcagcctcagagggACCACTGCCAACAGCCCTGGAAAAGCTTGATACTGAGATGAGACTGTACCTGTCTCTTCCTGCAATCGATGCTGAAGCGGACCCACTGTCTTGGTGGAAGACACATGTGGAAGAATTTCCAATGCTATCAAAAGTGGCCAGAAAGTACTTGTGCATCCCTGCAACAAGTGTGCCTTCAGAAAGGGTGTTCAGTGCAAGTGGCCATATCCTGTCCCCTCAGCGTTCAAGACTTAGCACTGAAAATGTGAACatgctcacatttctgcactttAATATGAACTGA